In Spartobacteria bacterium, the genomic stretch CCATGATCATAAAGGTCGCCGTGCCCGCATTCCAGCATTCGTGGCGATTGGGACACATCGCGCTCTGACAGACCGTGTGCAATCCGCCCAGTTGTACTGCTTTCCCTACATGACCAAAACAACCGCCCGTTTCCAGCTTGATCCGAATCCATGGCGGCAAACGCCCGGCCTTGCGCGACACGGCTTCAGTCATTGTTCACTCCTGTAAGTACAGCGACGAGTTCATCTGTATCACAGAAAGAATCCACCACCACATCCGCACCCGCTTCATGCAGTGCCCGGGCATCATAACGTCCCGTTGTCACCGCGAGACATTTTGCACCAATGGCCTGTGCTGCCGCCACATCTTTGGGTGTATCGCCTACAACCCACACCGACATCTCATGATGGCCTGCTTTCACGACGGCCCGGTCATGCGCCAGCCGGGCGACCTGATTGCGGTCAGCAAATTCCGACCCATACCCGCCGAAACTAAAATAATCATGCAGGGCATGCGTTAGCAGTTTGACCCGTGCGCACTTTTCCGCGTTGCCTGTCAACAAACCAAGCAGCACATCATCCCTCGCTGCCAATGCTTCCAACAGTTCCGTAACGCCCGTAAATTTGATGACATTGCGATGCGTAAGCGCTGCATGCAGTCGATATTCCAGCCGATCAAAAAATAAACTGACATCTGCATCAGTAAAAATGCATCCGTGATGCAGATACACCTCCTCCAGGATACCCAGATCGGTCGCTCCGGCAAAAGAGATCCATTGCAGATCATCGTCTATCTCCAAAACATCTTTTACTGCCAGTCCGAAGGCTGAACGCCCTGCCCCGCCGGTATCAATCAGCGTTCCATCAATATCAAATAAAATACATATTCTCTTTTTCATAGGCCGTGCTATACTGTTCAACTTTTAAAAGACCAGAACCTATGGATAAACAGCAATGAAGACAATGATAAAAAATTCAGTAGACGTGCATACCCATGCCTTTCATCCAAAAATCGCGGAAAAAGCAATTGAACAGCTGGTTCGGCATTATGAAAACCCGGTTCCCGGCAATGGCCTTGTGGAAGATCTGTTACAGCGCCTGTCTGCGGCCAGAATTGAACGGGCCTTCGTTCATTGCGCGGCCACCACCCCTGATCAAGTTATTCCTGCCAACAACTGGGCGATCTATCTCCAAAAAACCTATCCCCGGCTCACAGGCTTCGGCACCATCCATCCCGGCTTCGCCGACTGGGAAAACGAATTGGCACGCCTCGCATCGAATCATATTCGGGGGATTAAATTCCATCCTGATTTTCAGGGGTTCTGGCTTAATGATGAACGACTGGACCCTATTCTGCGTGCCATTGGATCGCACTTTGTCGTGATGCTGCACGTGGGCGATACCCCTCCACCGGATAAAAATCCGTCATGTCCCTATAAAGTGGCTCAAATCGCCCATAAACATCCCGAGGTTCCTTTCATCGCGGCCCATCTTGGCGGATATCGTCACTGGCCATACGTCATAGAGGCCCTGGCTGACAGTCAGGTTTACGTGGATACATCAAGCTCCCTTGCCTTTATTGAACAGGATGATCTCAATGATATTCTTGGCACCTTCCCCCTCGAACGGATTCTTTTTGGCAGTGATTATCCCATGTGGGATCCATCCGAAGAAATCCGGCGTATTCACGAACGAACCGATCTCGGGCCCGACGACTTCATGCGCATTCTGACCAATGGTTCGCACCTCATTCCCAATGAAGAATCACACGAGGCTGAGTAAACGTTCGACGATGCGCACGGCCGCATGCCCGTCCCCGTAAGGGTTCACCAGTTGTGCCAAACTCTGACGAAAAGCAGGGGACAACGCCCGAATTATTGCTTCATTCAGGTCGTCGGCATCACAGGGCACATGAATCACATTGGCGCCGCATAATCGCCCGTTTTGTCGCATTCCGATGTCGACTACAGGCAGTTTAAAATGAGCCGCCTCGATAATACCGCTGGAAGAATTCCCGATCATCGCGGCCGACCGGCTCATGACTGAATAATACATCTGCGGTCCGAGCGTGGTAACAAAGGCGGCGCGTCCCGGATGTGCGGAACAAAAGGCGCGCAATGCGGATGCCATGCCCCGGCCGCCGGCATCAGCATTGGGATGGGTAATAATGAGCGGATAGCGATCCAGCCATGCCGCCAGCACCTCCAGCAGTATCTCCGTTTGCTGCACAGGAGAACAACCCGTCTCACGTGTTGCCGGATGAAAAGTTACTAATAACGGGGGCTGATCCAGCTTCATTTGTAACCGCCGTTCGATTTCTGCCTGCGAACACGGTGAATACGTGGCCATAGCATCCAGTGCAGGGGCACCCGACACCGTGATCTGAGCAGGATCGACGCCTAGCGACTGCAACTTTGATGCGGCCTGAGGCGTGGCCGGAAAATGGAACTGGCTGATACGACTGATGCAGTGACGATACGTTTCGTCCACCGACCCCAAACTTGTCTCACCCCCATGTAAATGCGCCACAGGAATATTGAATGGTATCGACGCGGCCGCAGCGGAGAACATCTCAAAACGATCACCCAGCGTAAACAACAGGTCGATGTCAGCACGCATGGCAGAGTAAACATGGGCAAACGCCTGCATACCCCGCCCCATGGCCTCGCACACCCCTTTGGCATCATCACTTACAGGGGTCATCTCAACCGAAGAAAGAACTGGACACAGGACAGAATCGGCCTGACCAAGTAATCCATCCGATGCGGCATCCAGATGACTGCCGGTGATGATCAACCCCGGCTTCAATCTATCCTGCGCCATCATGGTGTGAAGAACAGGAAGATAAATCCCGAAATCTGACCGGCCGGCGGTCACAACCGCTATGCGCAACGTTTTGATATGGACGCCCTCCGGATACTCTCTGATCCTGTGTTATCCGTGGAAAATGAAAAATTTACGACAGGCAAAGTTGATCAGCAGCGTCGAAACAGCCTGTGTGATGAAGGAAACCGTAGTGCTGAACTCAAAATACTGAATTAATATCCAGCCCAGTGCCACACCAATCCCTACGCTGATTGAAGAGACCGCGTAGAAATAGAAAATCTCCCAGAACCAATGATGACGTCCCCGTTCAAAAACCCATATGACATTCAAAATATAGGCGGCAAAATTGGCAAAGAGGAACGATATAATCTTATCCCACACAAAATGCCTAGCCCGGACATCGATGATCAGAGCCGGCACATTCAGATTACATAACTGAGCTACCGGGTCGTCCGGCCCCAAAGCCGGGATAACCCAAATGGCGAGCGCATAAAAGATACCGACATCGACGAAGGACGCAATGACACCGCATATCCCGTAACGAATAAACTGTGCCAGCGGCCCCGCCTTCCGCCGGCTA encodes the following:
- a CDS encoding HAD family hydrolase, which translates into the protein MKKRICILFDIDGTLIDTGGAGRSAFGLAVKDVLEIDDDLQWISFAGATDLGILEEVYLHHGCIFTDADVSLFFDRLEYRLHAALTHRNVIKFTGVTELLEALAARDDVLLGLLTGNAEKCARVKLLTHALHDYFSFGGYGSEFADRNQVARLAHDRAVVKAGHHEMSVWVVGDTPKDVAAAQAIGAKCLAVTTGRYDARALHEAGADVVVDSFCDTDELVAVLTGVNND
- a CDS encoding amidohydrolase — encoded protein: MIKNSVDVHTHAFHPKIAEKAIEQLVRHYENPVPGNGLVEDLLQRLSAARIERAFVHCAATTPDQVIPANNWAIYLQKTYPRLTGFGTIHPGFADWENELARLASNHIRGIKFHPDFQGFWLNDERLDPILRAIGSHFVVMLHVGDTPPPDKNPSCPYKVAQIAHKHPEVPFIAAHLGGYRHWPYVIEALADSQVYVDTSSSLAFIEQDDLNDILGTFPLERILFGSDYPMWDPSEEIRRIHERTDLGPDDFMRILTNGSHLIPNEESHEAE
- the neuC gene encoding UDP-N-acetylglucosamine 2-epimerase (hydrolyzing) — protein: MREYPEGVHIKTLRIAVVTAGRSDFGIYLPVLHTMMAQDRLKPGLIITGSHLDAASDGLLGQADSVLCPVLSSVEMTPVSDDAKGVCEAMGRGMQAFAHVYSAMRADIDLLFTLGDRFEMFSAAAASIPFNIPVAHLHGGETSLGSVDETYRHCISRISQFHFPATPQAASKLQSLGVDPAQITVSGAPALDAMATYSPCSQAEIERRLQMKLDQPPLLVTFHPATRETGCSPVQQTEILLEVLAAWLDRYPLIITHPNADAGGRGMASALRAFCSAHPGRAAFVTTLGPQMYYSVMSRSAAMIGNSSSGIIEAAHFKLPVVDIGMRQNGRLCGANVIHVPCDADDLNEAIIRALSPAFRQSLAQLVNPYGDGHAAVRIVERLLSLV